The bacterium sequence CGGAAAGATGAACCCGGCCCATGGTCTGCAATGTTTTGATGACCCGGGGCTGAAGAGCCTTGGGTCCTATCACCAGAGCTTTGGCCATTGCCACGATCATGCTGTTATTGCTCCTCCGGCAGAATCTGCTGTACTATCGTCTCCACGGCTTTCTGGCGGTTGGCCAGGGCTTTTTGCTCCAAAGCGGCGGCATCCTTTCCGGCCTGGGCCAGCAGCCGGTCCCTGATCTCCTGAGCCTTGTCCCCGCTGGTCTTTTTCTGCTTTTCGGCCTGCTGCAAAAGCTCCTGTTGGGTTGTTTT is a genomic window containing:
- a CDS encoding V-type ATPase subunit subunit G family protein; this translates as MSNHEHNGPDQAGQVIESIAQREQELQVLLNGAHTEAERILNEARTQADQLLKTTQQELLQQAEKQKKTSGDKAQEIRDRLLAQAGKDAAALEQKALANRQKAVETIVQQILPEEQ